aCCGAGGAGTTCGGGATCGTCTACCCTCGAGGGGGGCCGAGGGTGCCAGGACCCCCAgaacggggctggggggggtctcGGCCTCGTGAGATGCCCCTTCCCCCCGCCAATAAAAGGaccggccccgcccccccccccctccgGCGAGAACTTCCCCAGGAAGTGGTCAAAGCCACCGCCCCTCCCCCACGCTGTGGGGCTCCATGGGGCTgagctcccccctcccccacccctggTACTCCTTAGGGGCTGAACTCCCCCACAAAGGGCCTTCTGCGCCCCCAAAATCGTGTGTCCCCCCCAGTTCGCCCCCTCCCCTTCTGGCGGCTGCTGTTCCCCCCAGGGCCTTCAGGCGGCGCTGCAGCCCCCCCCGGCTGGGGGTCGGGTTATAGCGACCTTTGAGGGGGGGCTAAAAATAGCCCCAAACccgggggggggtggggggacacctggggaccctCTCAAGTGCCACCAGCCTCGGGCACTCGTGTCCCCGCCCCGTTTCCCCCGGCGGGGGCTGAGTGTGACCCCGGTCCCTCCGGGGAGGAGGGGCGAAGGgatggggggagggggtggggcagaggcagcaccgGGTGGGAAGGGCCCGAACCCACCCTGGGTCCCTCTGGGTGTCCTGGGTACTGGGGCGGGGGTCTGGGCTCAATGAGGGTCTCCCCACGGGATTGGGAGGGGGGCATGGGGTCAGCtcagagcactggacatgggggttctccctgttttggggggctgcctgtggggtCCGGGGTCAggctgggacccccaggacTTTGGCCTGGACCCCGGGGTCCCCCAGCCCACAGCCTGGAGATCCCAGATTTCCATGGGAATCTCCCACGGGAGCTGGATTtgttccagctggagctggaggggcagggggggtgCTGGGGTGATGGGGGAGCCATGGGGGTGTGCAGGGGGAGGCTCAGGGTTGTGGTGACACACTCAGGAGtgctggggacatggagggcCCCAGGGCGGGCCCTGGTGACGGTCCCCAGGATGGGGTTGGGTTTCGGGGTCACATCACGAATTTCTGCTAATTGCAGAAAAGTCACGGGGCAgtgggggaggggtgggaaagggCAGGAGGTGGAGGGGGGCACCCGGACACCAGGGTGGGTCTCTCTGCCCATGGGAGGAGAGCAGTTTGGAGTGGGGGTCTTGAGGCCTGGATGCCCAGGTGCCCTTGGCCAAGGGTCAGCGCTGAGTGCATCCTTGTGTGGGGTctctggagggatttggggccTTGATGCCCCAGGTCTGTCTCAGCTGGGGTGGGGGTCcagggagatttggggattCTGGGGGTATTTAGGCCCAGCTTCCCGTGTGTGGAGCttctgcagcagccactggtACCTGGCCAAGGTGCTCACCAGGATGGACGCAGCAGCCTCTGAGTTCTGTCATGAGGGCAAAGACAACCTGGGCTTAGATCcccccctggatccccagcGCCTCAGCAGCGGGGTTGGCTCCACCAGAGCTTCATCAAGGACTGCCCTGGTGGGCAgtgggatggaactgggaggggactgggaagCAGGAGTGACACTGAGGAGGACTAGGAGGTTCTGCAGGGCTTTGGGATGAACTGGACCAGACTGGGGGATAACTGGGAGGCACAGGGAAGGCACCTGGGGCCTCTGCCAGCTCATAcaaggctgtgcccagggtgcaGGCGGTCAccatccctgtcccacccccaggGGACTGGGCCATACTGGTGCTGGCTGTTTCCCCACAGCGGTGTCAGCTGAGGAGCCTGAGCAGCATGACTGGGAGGGCTGGAAGTGGTTCCTGACACAGGTGGACATCCAGGTAGGGGACTGTGACCCGATAGTGACTGACCCAGAGCTCATGGCACGGGCGGCAGAGGCTGTGGGCGTGCAGTCACCTCCTGCCCGAGCCAGGTGGGACCCGCCACCGAGCCCAGCCAGGTGCAGCTCCTGTGCAAATCCCAGCACCGAGTCCGTGCAGGTGTGATCCCCTCGTGTGTGATCCCCTCGTGTGTGATCCCCTCGTGTGTGACCCTCACAAACCCCTGGGCAACCCCTCCTGCAAATCTCTGTGTGAAAAACCACCGGGGTCTCAGCGCCCACCGCGGCAATTCCTTGTGCAAACCCTTGGGAAAAGGCTCCTTGGGAAGAGGCCTCGTGCCAACCTCCCTCGTCCCTGCGGCCAGCCGGGGCACAATCCTCATGTGAAAACCTCATGTCCCCATGTCACCTCCCAGGAGTACCCTcgtccctgtgtgtcccccctCTTCCCCAGACCCCCCCGTGTCTGCTGACCCCTGGATCAGACCCACATTGCCCCACTAAGCCCTCGTCCCTCCAGGGTTGAGGAGGCGCTGGGGGACATGGCCAAGATGAGAGGGCGCAAAATCCCCCAAGACCGAGAAGGGGGAAGGGCAGCGGGGCCCCACCCTGGCCCCCCTCACCAAGgggctccccccaccccaataACTTTTGTAAAGTACCAGGAGCTCCCGACCTGTGCTTTGTGTGGGGAGTAGGACCCACACACACAATCTGAGAGGTGAGAGTGCCCCCCTCCCGAAAACCACCCCCCCAAAAGAGACATGGGCACCAGGAGAGGAGAACGAGGCGCTTTATCACCCCCTCTGTGTgccccatccccttccccccGCTGTTAAATACCCCTGGGAGGGGGTacccccccaccaccccccccaTCACACACAGGGCCCACCCAggcccccccccgcccccccctcATCCTCCGCCTGCCGCAGCCGCTTCTTGGCCCGGATCTCGTTCATGGCCTCCTCGATGGAGCGCGTGTCCCGCTTGTTGGCCACGGGCACTGGGGGCACAGGAGAGACCCTCAGCGACCCCCAGTCCCCCctggacagcccaggctgcccaaaccctccctgggaagggccccaggagccccccaagccccctgCTCACCGCAGCCGTAAGCCTTGTTGGCCTCCATGGTGCGGGCGGCAGCCTTGGCGGCCTCCGAGCCAATCAGGTGCCGGTATTTGTCCTTGTAGTCATTGGGGGGCCccgggggggcggggccagaCTCAAGCTCCgcctcctcctgctgtgctgccagctcctgcaggtgagcagtCAGCAACAAGCCCGCCCAGCCGGGCCACACCCACCAAGCCCATTCCACACCCATGTAAGCCCCTCCTCCGTCATGCACGCACGCCCCACCAATGTGGCCACGCCCTGCTGAGCCCCGCCCATATCTCAGTTAAGCCCCACCCCACCAAGCTCCGCCTACCCGGAGGCGGCGCCGCTCCTCGGCCCGGGCCGGGTCCCACTCCTCCCCGCGCCGGTACGCCTCCAGCTCCTCATCCGACGGCGCGaactcctggggacacccaggaggggacagcggcGTCACCCTGggctctgtcacctccccccagccccccacaGCGTCCCCCGCCATCGCCCACCTTCTTGAACACCATCACGTAGCGACTGTCCTCATCATCCCCAAAGGAGAAGGACGTCAGGCCGGCCACCTCTGCCACATCGTGCCTGGGGGAACACGgcgctgctggcactgggggtcCCCAAGTGCCCCCGGTACCACCAGGatccccagtgccctcccagtgccccccagtgtccccagtattccctcagtgccccccagtgccccgcTCACAGGATGCTCCTCTCAATCTTGTTCATGGGCTGGAACCGGCGCCGGGGCTCCCCGCTGGCCTGGATGAACTGGGACACCTCTTGCTCcatctggggacacaggggagcCCAGGAATTTGTGGGGGGGCCGTGGGGAGCGCCCCAAAATGCCCAGCAGTGCACGGCCCCCCACTCACCCTCTTTCTGAACTCAACTTTCTGGCGCTTCTCTTGCTCCTGCAGCTTTTTCATGCGAGCAGCTTGTtctggaggggacagggggagtgTCAGGCCGGGGGGGGTCCCCCAAAACCTccggggaccccccaaaaaaaccctcgGGGggcggagggggcggggcctgcgCCCTCTGAACAGAACGGGGGCGTGGCCTGCGGTGGGCGTGGCGTGCGAACAACAGCGCGACACAGGGGAAGGGGCAGACGGCCCTCGCTGTCAATCAGCAGAGCGGGGGCGTGCCCAGGGCGCCGGGGGCGGAGCCGGCGGCCCGCGGGGTCACGGCCTCGCAAGAGGGCGGGCgcccggggtgggggggggttcTGAGGGCGAAAGACCGGGAcgcgccgctccccgcccgggGCCCCTGCCCCGGTGCCTCCGCGCCCTCCCCGGCCCTGCTGACCCCGCGCCCGGCGCCGCGTCTCGCCGTCGGCCGCGGCGGGCGGCCGCTCCATGGAGTTCAGGATGGAGCCCAGCAAGTCCAGCTCCGCCATCTTGCGACGGGGCGATGCGTGACGCCGCGCGGGGGCCACGTCCCCGGCGTCGGCGTGCGTCATCACGTCCGCGACGTAGGAGGGCCTTGGGCGGAGCGGGGAACGGGTGTGGCCCGGCTCCAGAGGGCGTGGCCTGCCCCTTAAAGGGCCcatccctccagctctgctggggtcGTCCCGCGCTCCCCGCGATGTCCCCTCCTCGTGTTCACCCCAgtctcccctcccctccatgtcccctccctccccatgtccctcccCAGACACAAACGCACAAACTCATCGCGTCTTTCATTCCCGCTTCCTCGTTTTTTAATGGAACTTTGTACAAAGAGCCCCCACGGGGCGGGGGGGGTGGGCATGCGGGGGAGGTATGGGGGCgagtggggagggggcgcggAGCAGCTctcccccctccttcccctctgcacGAGCCCTCCGGGGACACCCGGACACACAGACACGACTGGGGGGGACAGCAAGGGGAGCTCCCCCCGTGCCTGGGCTCCCCCGTGAGGGGGGCACTGAGGGTCCCCCAATGCCTGGGTCCCccctgggggggtgggggcgTGGAGCCCCCCCCACGCCcggatccacactggggaggtCACGAGGCCAGGCCCCGTGTCTGTAAACTGTCCACCTCCTTGTTCTGCTTCAGCTCCTCCATCCTGGGTGAGAGAACACGAATTGGGGGGGATCATGCTTTTCTGGGActgtccccatggtgtcacctgtccccacccAGCCCATGTGACACCTCCTGGTCCCTCCCCACGTCaccggtgtcccctccccgtaCCGGTGGCGGCAGCGCCGCAGGAACCTCATGATCTTCCGGGCTGCCTGGTCCTGCTTGAGGGTGAGGAAGGTGCTCCTGGGGGGAACGGAGGGGAGGGTGAGACCCCCGGGGCGCTGTGCCCCGCGCCCCCGGGGCCCCGGGCCGCACCGGTGCTGGCGGAGGCTGCGGAAGCGCTGCTGGATGAGCACGGCCGCGCGCCGGCGCCGCTGGAAGCGCTTCTGCTCCGCGTAGCTGCGGAACTTGCTCTGGATCAGGATGGCGGCCTGCGTCATCCGCTGGAACAGGGCGAACTGCGGGGACGG
This is a stretch of genomic DNA from Haemorhous mexicanus isolate bHaeMex1 chromosome 37, bHaeMex1.pri, whole genome shotgun sequence. It encodes these proteins:
- the SPAG7 gene encoding sperm-associated antigen 7; translation: MTHADAGDVAPARRHASPRRKMAELDLLGSILNSMERPPAAADGETRRRAREQAARMKKLQEQEKRQKVEFRKRMEQEVSQFIQASGEPRRRFQPMNKIERSILHDVAEVAGLTSFSFGDDEDSRYVMVFKKEFAPSDEELEAYRRGEEWDPARAEERRRLRELAAQQEEAELESGPAPPGPPNDYKDKYRHLIGSEAAKAAARTMEANKAYGCVPVANKRDTRSIEEAMNEIRAKKRLRQAEDEGGAGGGLGGPCV